One Bacteroidales bacterium genomic window, AATCGAATAAGGTTAATTCTACATTTCAATCCGCTTAGTAGTTTTACCAATGCCTTAACATGCTTATCGGTATCGTTAACCCCATCGAACATGATATATTCAAATGATATTCGTTGCTGTCTTCCAAGATCAGCCCTTTTAATTTCTGCAATTACCTCTTGAATAGGATAAACATTTTGAATAGGCATAAGTTGGCGTCTCTCATCATCAAATGGGTTGTGTAAACTTATAGCCAAATTACAATTACTCTTCTCCAAAAATGTAATCATAGCAGGAATTATTCCGATTGACGAAACGGTAATTCTTTTGGGACTCCAAGCATAACCCCATTCCGAGGTCAGAATCTCAAGGCTCGACAAAACATTATCAAGATTATCAAACGGTTCTCCCATACCCATATATACAAGGTTTGAGATTGTCTGAAACTCAGGAATGCTCCTAAATTGATTTAGTATTTCATTCGTAGAAAGATTGCCTTGAAATCCCTGTTTTCCAGTCATACAGAAGAGGCATCCCATTTTACAACCTGCCTGCGTTGAGACACAAAGGGTTGCTCTTTCGGTTTCGGGAATATATGCTGCTTCAACAAATTTATTGTTTGAGGTTGTGAAAAGATATTTTTTTGTTCCATCAGAGGAAACATCAACCTTTGTGAATGGTGTTAATCCAAATTCATACTTTTCGGATAGCTGTTCACGAATTTTCAGCGACAGATTTGTCATCTCCGAAATGCTTGAGATCTCCTTTTTGTAGAGCCAATCAGCAATTTGTTTTGCAGTAAAAGCAGGGAATCCTTCATCTTTTACGATTTGAGTTATTTCGCTAAATGTTAAACCATATAGTTGTTTTTTACCCTTGAGATCATGTTTCATGGCTCATGTTTAAAAGTAAATCTCTGCTAAAATATTTCTATAGGGAATCCCTTTTGAAATTAGTATATCCCTTGTATCTACTACCATTTCAGCAACACCGCAAAGGTAATACTTTTTATTAGGATCAACTTGATGTTCCTGAATGTATTGGGTAACCCGGCCATTAAAGTAATCAGTTGAGTAGAATTTTGAACAGCATCTAATATATCTGTCACCAAGTTCTTTTTCTAAATAATCTGCATAGTAAAAATAATCTGGGAAACTAACACCATGTATTAACGTTGCAGCCCTTCCTTTCCCTGATTTAAGCATCGATATAAAAGGAGCAATTCCTGTTCCTGTTGCAATTAAAATCGGAGAATCATTGTTTTCAGTAAAACTGCCAAATGGAGATGAAACTAAAATCTTATCTCCCTTTTTTAAAAGTGAAAGCATTGGCGTAAGTTTACCATCCGCTTTTTCAGTATAGAGAATTTCAACATAATCATCATTCTCGCCACTGGCAATGCTATAAAGTCTTGGTTCTATTAGAGTGTTAATACCAAGCCCAACAACCTGACCTGCTACAAAATTAAAGGTTCGCTTAAATGTCAATATGTAGGCATCTTTTGCTAAATTTTTATTGTCAACAACAAGTACCTCTTTGTATTTCAAATCATTCCATGTATTCATATTAACGATATTGCCTTTCCTCTATATTAAACTCTTTATTCTATTAAAAGTTCAATGTACTTTGGCTTTTCGAAGCAGGATACAGTTGATTCTTTTTAAAATAAACCTTTTACTACTATTTTTGTTTCGTTAAATAAAATATGAAATTTATGAAGACCTTTTTGTGTAAGACCTGTAACCAAAAATTTGAAGCCGAAGGAATGAGAGTTGATTGGAACGATCCAATTTATGGACCTTGTAGCAAGTTTACCGCAACATGCCCTTGTAATGGAGAGGATTGCGATGAATATCGACCTTTAAAAAGCAGTAAAGAGGAATTGATGCCAAGTGGTTCATGTGGATCTGGGGGATGCTGCTGCAGAAAATAATTAATTGAAAGGTTGGGAATTTAAGTTTGGAGCTAAATAAATTTCTGATAAAATTTTAACTTCGCTTAAATTCTAATCAACCAAAATGGATTCTTTTTTTAAAGATTTTGGCAACATAATAAACGGAATCACCCACCTATCGCCAAAGGAAGCATATCAACTTTGCCTTAAAGGAGCAATTCTGCTTGATGTGCGACTTGAGATTATGGCATCCTACAAGTCTTTTGACGTTCCGGAATATCTGCACTGCCATCATCAGGAGATATCGAACTATTTTGATAGGCTTCCAAAAAATCGACCTATAATTGTTGCAGATGCTGTTGGACTTCGTAGTAAGGAGGTTGTTATTTTTCTAATTGACAATGGCTTTACAATTATAGCCAACCTTGCTGGTGGAATTACCGATTGGGAAAAGGATGGCCTACCAATGGTTGTTGATAATAAACAAAGGCTCACCGGGAGTTGCATGTGCCAGCTTAGAGCTTGGGGGAAAAAGAGTAATTAATTGTGCTATAGCCTTAAAAAAGTTTTTTATAAAGATCCTTAATATAAAAATTAAATTCTTCATATCTTCACCAAAACTAAAACCCAATAAATGGAAATACTTAGTTTTGGTGCGTGGTGGGAAGGGTTATCAGCCTTTACCAAAATCTATTGGATGATTGCAATTCCTGCTTCTATCATATTTATTATTC contains:
- a CDS encoding rhodanese-like domain-containing protein, with protein sequence MDSFFKDFGNIINGITHLSPKEAYQLCLKGAILLDVRLEIMASYKSFDVPEYLHCHHQEISNYFDRLPKNRPIIVADAVGLRSKEVVIFLIDNGFTIIANLAGGITDWEKDGLPMVVDNKQRLTGSCMCQLRAWGKKSN
- a CDS encoding oxidoreductase — encoded protein: MNTWNDLKYKEVLVVDNKNLAKDAYILTFKRTFNFVAGQVVGLGINTLIEPRLYSIASGENDDYVEILYTEKADGKLTPMLSLLKKGDKILVSSPFGSFTENNDSPILIATGTGIAPFISMLKSGKGRAATLIHGVSFPDYFYYADYLEKELGDRYIRCCSKFYSTDYFNGRVTQYIQEHQVDPNKKYYLCGVAEMVVDTRDILISKGIPYRNILAEIYF
- the rlmN gene encoding 23S rRNA (adenine(2503)-C(2))-methyltransferase RlmN gives rise to the protein MKHDLKGKKQLYGLTFSEITQIVKDEGFPAFTAKQIADWLYKKEISSISEMTNLSLKIREQLSEKYEFGLTPFTKVDVSSDGTKKYLFTTSNNKFVEAAYIPETERATLCVSTQAGCKMGCLFCMTGKQGFQGNLSTNEILNQFRSIPEFQTISNLVYMGMGEPFDNLDNVLSSLEILTSEWGYAWSPKRITVSSIGIIPAMITFLEKSNCNLAISLHNPFDDERRQLMPIQNVYPIQEVIAEIKRADLGRQQRISFEYIMFDGVNDTDKHVKALVKLLSGLKCRINLIRFHSIPLTPLKGTPDERIMEFRNALTTKGVFTTIRASRGQDIQAACGLLSTKEMGKNNS